From Thermoflexus hugenholtzii JAD2:
GCACGAAGCGCACGTGCCCAAAAACAGCTCCTTCCCCTTCTCCGCATCCCCCTTCAGGGCCACCGCCGCCGGCGTGGGGTTTGTCGCCGGAGCAGAGATGGGGGCGCTTCCCTCCGTCAGCGCAGCGGGAGCGGATCCTTGAGGCTGCGGCATCGGATAGAAGATCACGGCCAGGACGACGAGCAAAGCCAGCCCGCTGATCACAAAGGGCCAGGGGCCGATGCGCTGGGAAGGAGCGGCCGGCGCAGCGGGAGCCTCTCCGGCGGGGGCTACAGCTGGACGAGCGGGGGCAGGCGCCTGCCCATAAGCCGCCTGCACCTCCCGGGTCAGCCAGGGCAAGAGAAGCGCCAGGATCCCCGCCAGCGCCAGCGTCGCACCCAGGACACCGCCGATGAGCAGGAGCAACGAAATGGGTGAAAGGCCAGGCATCGATCCCACCTCGGTCAGAAATGATGCCTTCAATGCGTGATCCAGTGCGTCGTTCGGATCGCCCTCGAAACACCGCCGCGGCTTAACGATCCTCTCGAATTCTATGGGAAGCCCATCTCTTCGTCAACCCATGCCGCGCACTTTTTGGGGATACGGCTCCAGATTCCACCGCCCGAATTCCCCGGAGCCGGGGCGCTTTCGCGAAGCCGGGAACCGCTGGGGGCCTCAGGAGCGGCGAAGCGAGAGGGCGCGGGGCTGCGCCTCACGGTCCGGCTCCGGGGACGGGCGCAGGAACCGATGGGCCAGGTTCAAGGTCAGCAGCCAAGCCAGTGTGGACTCAGCGCCCTGATTGACGTTGACCTCTGTGGCCTCCAGCCCGTCCCGGCATCCACCGGTTTTCAGATCGGCCAGCGCGCATCCTCGATCATTCCACCCCAGGAACCAGCCCACACAGCGCTCGAGCACCTCCAGCCAGATCCGATCCCCCGTGGCCCGCCAGGCCCAGGCTGCCGCCTCCGCCATGGCTGCTCCCTCGATGGGCTGCTGGGCGAAGCGCGCCTTCTCCCCTCCCCGGGGGAACCAGCCCCGGTTGCCCACAAAGGAAAGATGTCCGCCTTGGGGGTCCGTCTGGATCTCCACCAGCCAGTTCAGGGCCGCAAGCCCCCGCTCCATCCAGCGAGGTTCCTGGAGACTGTAACCCGCGGCGATCAGCGCCGCCGGCAGGATCCCGTTGTCATAAGTGATCCGATCCTCGCACCAGGACCAGCCGGGCCGGGCATACGTCTCAAAACGCGCCTCCAGACGTCGGGCCAGCTCGAGGCAGCCCGTCCGGATCCTCCGATCCCCAGGGAATCGTTGCCACATCGCCACCCCGCCCAAGACGGCATAGGCCCACGGCCGGGGATGCTCCAGAGACCACGCCCCCGGCCAGGCTTCCTGGAACAGGGTCCATGCAGGCTCCGCGATCCCCTCCGGCCCGAAGGCGGCCGCCTCCCCCAGAGCCCACATCGCCCGGCCGTAGGCATCCTCCGAACCGATCGATTCCAGCCATCGGCGATCATAGGCCATGAAATTCCGAAAGCGCTGCGCCTCCGGGTTCCAGGCATGCTGGAGAAAAGCCAGGTAAACCTCCATCAACGGGAGCAACGAGGCCTCTCCGGTCCGCTGCCATTCCCGCACGGTGAAGAGCAGGGCTCGGGCGTTGTCGTCCGTGCAGTAACCGAACCGACGGTCCGGGATGGCGAAGCGGGCATGCTGCAGCATACCGGTGTCGTCAGTGAGTCGGCGCAGGTGTTCGAGGCGGACGGTGGGAAGCCTCAGCGGCCGGGCCAGCACCCACGCCGGCCGGAGGCCGGGCCGCGGGCGCTCGAGGACCTGACGGAACAGCTCCAGATAGCGAGCGCCGACGATGGACCACGCCATCTCCCGCCCTCGCGCGTAGGCCGCCCGACGCAATCGATCCCACTCCTCCGGGTTGGAGAGCAACTGATCCAGGGCCCGGGCCATGGCCTCCGGATCCCGGAAGGGGACCAGGAGGCCTCGTCCCTCCCCCAGCACCTCCTCCGCATACCAGGAGGGGGTGGAGACGATGGCCTTCCCGCAGGCCAGGGCATAGGTAAGGGTTCCGGAGACGATTTGCTCCCGCGTCAGATACGGCGCCACGTAGATATCGGCGGCCATCAAGAAAGTTAGGAGCTCCTCTCGATTGAGGTAGCGATCGACGAAGCGGATGTGCGCCTGCAGCCCGGCTCGCGCGATCTCTTCCTCCAGGAACCGGCGATAGGCCTCGCCGAACTGTCGGCGCACCTCCGGATGCGTGGCCCCCACCACCAGATATAGAAGATCGGGATGGTGGGGGACCAGGCGTTTCATCGCCTCGATCATCGTTTCGATGCCCTTGTTAGGGCTGAGAAGCCCAAAAGTGAGCAGGACGCGACGCCCATCCAGGCCCAGGCGCGCTTTATAGGGCTCGGGATCCTCCAGGGGCATCGCCGGCGCGCCATGGTCGATTCGGGTGATCCGCTCGGCGGGTATCCCATAGCGCTCCACCAGGAACTGACGGGCCCGCTCCGCCATCACCACCACCTGATCCGCCCGTCGGGCCAGGGCGATGAGCACACGCCGCTGGCCCTCCGAAGGCTCATAGAGGACCGTGTGCAGGGTGACCACGAGAGGCTTGCGCAAGCGCTCCACCAGCTCCAGCGCATACGCCCCGTCCGGCCCGCCGAAGATCCCATACTCATGCTGGAGACACACCCCATCGATGGGCGCCTGGTTCAGGTAAGCAGCGGCCGCCCGGTAATCCTCCGGGACATCGGCCCGGATCTCGAAAACCACCTCGGGCCCGTAATCGTAGCGTTGCGGGGGGTTGGTGAGGGCAACCACCTGAACGGTGGAGAGGAAGGGCGAAGGATTTTCCGCCCCTCCCTGGGATGTCCCCTGGGCTTCCGCCATCGCCTTCGCCAGATCGTGGGTGAACGTCGCGATCCCGCACGGACGGGGCACGTAGGTCCCCACCAGCGCGATGCGCAGACGCTCCCCCATCGGATTTCCACCTCCTCGCCAGGTTTTTCCGAAAGGAAAAAGCTTTCTTCCTACATCGGCGCATGCAGGAGATAATCCAGGAGCGTTCGCAAGTCCGCCGTCGCCAAAGCGACGCAGGTGTCGGCAGCGCCGTAATACATCAGCAGCTCGCCGGAGCGAGGATCCACCACCGCGCCGCACGGGAAAGTCACGTTGGGCACGTCTCCGACCCGCTCGTAGGGCGCGCGGGGGCCGAACACCCACTCCGCACTGCGCCGGATCACTTTCCGCGGGTCCTCCAGATCCAGCAACGCCATCCCCACCCGATAGATCCGGCCGGAGGCGGTCTGACGCACGCCGTGATACAGGATCAGCCATCCCTCCGGGGTCTCGATGGGCTGGGGTCCCAGGCCCACCCGATCCGAATCCCACCAGCCCCCGGGGCGAGCCTCGATGATCACCGTGTGATCCCCCCAATGCCGCAGATCCGGGGAGAAGGAGATCCAGATGTTGGGCCGGGTGCGGGGCGAGGTGGGCATCGGCCGGTGGATCATCACCCAGCGTCCTCGAAAGCGCCGGGGGAACAGACTGGCATCTTTATCCTCCGGAGGCAGGATCGGCCCCAGACGATGGAAAGTTCTGAAATCCGAGGTCGTGGCCAGGGCCACCAGCGGCCCCCCACGGGAATAGGCCACATAGGTCACCGCATAAAGCCCCTCCTCCTCGAGGAAGACGATGCGGGGATCCTCGATCCCCCAGAACTCCTCCGGATGGCGGAGCGGATCCGGCAACAACGTGGGCTCCGGATCCACCCGCCAGCCACTCCGCCCATCCGGGCTGCGGGCCACGGTGAGATGGGAAAGCCCCTGGAAATCCTCCACCCGCACCAGGAGGAGGACTTCATCGTTGAAACGGGTGGCACCCGGGTTGAACACGGAGTTGGCCGGATACGGCCAGTCCCCGGCCGTCAGGATCGGGTTGCCCGGATAGCGATGGAACAGCTCCGGCATGCAAGCCCTCCGGTCGAGGGATCAGCGATCCACATTCAACTAATATCTCAGAAACATCAGAGGAAAGTTAGCGTGCCTGGTATAATTCGGAAAGGCCGGAGCCTCATCCGATCGGAGGAGCACGCTGCGTTGCGCCTGCTGATCACCGGCGTCGGCGGATTCGTCGGACGACACCTGGCTGCCGCCCTGGCCCAGGGCACGGACTGGGAGCTCTGGGGCTGGGCGCGACGGCCCGTCGACGGGCTGCCCGATCGCCTGCAGATGATGTCTGTGGACCTGCGCAACCCGGAGGAGGTGCAGCGCGCCCTCGCCCGGGTGGCTCCGGAGGGCATCATCCATCTCGCCGCCCAGTCGGACGTGGCGGAATCCTGGCGGGATCCATGGGGGACCTTCGAAACCAACGTGCGGGGGACGCTGAATCTCCTGGATGGCTTGCGGGCCCTGGGCCTGCGGCCTCGGGTCCTCGTTGTGACCTCTAATGAGGTGTATGGCCTCGTCCGGCCCGAGGAGCTCCCCATTCGGGAGGAGCAGCCCCTGCGACCGGCCAACCCCTACGGCCTCAGCAAAGTCGCCCAGGACGGGCTGGCCGCCGTGTATGCGCGGGCCTACGCCCTGCCCATCATCCGGGCCCGCCCGTTCAATCACATCGGGCCGGGGCAGGCCCCCCGGTTCGTGGTGCCCTCCTTCGCCCGGCAAATCGCCTGGATCGAGGCCGGCCTCCAGGAGCCCGTCCTGCGGGTGGGCAACCTGGAGGTCCAGCGGGATTTCACCGACGTGCGGGATGTGGTCCGGGCCTACCGGTTGCTCCTGGAACGCGGGGAGCCCGGGGAGGTTTACAACATCGGCTCCGGACGCCCCCGCTCCATCCGGGAGGTGCTGGAAACCATGCTGGCCATGGCTCAGGTGGAGGTGCGCATCGAGGTAGACCCTCAACGCCTCCGGCCGGTGGACATCCCCGTCAGCGTGGCGGACACCACCCGGATCCGGGAGCGGGTCGGATGGCAACCCCTCATCCCCTTCGAGCAATCCCTGCGGGACGTGCTGGAGGAGTGGCGGGCGCGCGCCCGGGAGGCCCGCTCCCGGGCCTGAGCTCAGGGATCCGCGGAGAGGATCCCGGCCTGGCGGATCCGGATGAATCGCAAACCCTGAGGGAGGAAGAAGCAGATGGAGCGGAAGCGAGCGCTGATCACCGGCATCACCGGACAGGATGGCTCTTACCTGGCGGAGTTCCTGCTGGAGAAAGGCTACGAGGTCATCGGGATGGTGCGTCGCACCAGCACCATCAATTTCGAGCGGATCCGGCACATCCAGGATCGGATCACGCTGGTGCAGGGGGACCTGCTGGATCAGTCCTCCCTGATCGACATCCTGCGGGAACACCGACCCCACGAGGTCTACAACCTGGCCGCCCAATCCTTCGTCCCCACCTCCTTCAAGCAACCGGTCCTGACCGGGGAGTTCACCGCCCTGGGAGTGACCCGGCTCCTGGAGGCCATCCGCCTGGTGGATCCCACCATCCGCTTCTACCAGGCCTCCAGCAGTGAGATGTTCGGGAAGGTCCGGGAGGTCCCGCAGAACGAGAACACTCCCTTCCATCCCCGCAGCCCATATGGGGTGGCCAAGGTCTACGCCCACTGGATCACAGTGAACTACCGGGAGAGCTACGGGATGTTCGCCGTGTCGGGGATCTGCTTCAACCATGAAAGCCCGCGACGGGGGCTGGAGTTCGTCACCCGCAAGATCACCTACACAGCAGCGAAGATCAAGCTGGGCCTGGCCCACGAGCTGCGCCTGGGGAACCTGGAGGCCCGCCGGGATTGGGGATATGCCCCGGATTACGTGCGGGCGATGTGGCTGATGTTGCAACAGGACGAGCCAGAGGATTACGTCATCGCCACCGGGGAGACTCACTCCGTCCGCGAGTTCGTGGAGCTGGCCTTCGATTACCTCGGGCTGGATTGGAAGAAATACGTGGTGGTGGACCCTGCTCTCTATCGCCCTGCGGATGTGGACCTCCTGGTCGGGGATGCCACCAAAGCGCGGACCAAGTTGGGCTGGGCGCCCTCGGTGACCTTCGAGCAGCTGGTGAAGATTATGGTAGACGCCGACCTGGAGCTGGTAAAACAGGAATACGGGATCCGGGAGGGCTGAGATGACCGTCATCCGCTTCGGGACCGATGGCTGGCGCGGTCGCATCGCGGACGATTACACCTTCGCCAATGTCCGCCGGTGCGCCCAGGGTTTCGCCCGCTGGCTGCTGGATACCGGACAGGCGGAAGGCGGGGTGGTGATCGGCTACGATCACCGTTTCGCCTCCGAGCACTTCGCCGAGGCCTGTGCGGAGGTCCTGGCCGGCAATGGCATCCGGGTCTATCTCTGCGACCGGGCCGTCCCCACCCCGGTGATCAGCTACAGCGTGGTGGCCCGGGGCGCCGCAGGGGCCATCAACATCACCGCCAGCCACAACCCCCCCACCGACAACGGGTTCAAGGTCCGCAACCGCTTCGGCGGGGCCGTCGATCCCCAGGGCCTGCGGGAGATCGAGGCCCGCATCCCTCCGGATGAACAGGGGGTGAAACGCATGCCCCTGGCGGAGGCCCGGGCGAAAGGCCTGGTGGAGATCTTCGACCCGGCCCCGGCTTATCTCGCGCACCTCCAGCAGCTAGTAGACCTGGAAACCCTCCGCCAGGCGGATCTCACCGTTGTGGTGGATCCGATGTGGGGGAACGGGATCGGCTGGCTGCGGCGGCTGCTCTCCCCGGGGCGCATCCGGGTGGTGGAGATCCACGGCGAGCGCAACCCCATCTTCCCCCGGATGAAGCGCCCGGAGCCCATCCCGCCGAACCTGGACGACCTGCAGGAAAAGGTCCGGGAGCTGAAGGCCGACGCGGGGATCGCCACGGATGGCGACGCCGATCGCGTCGGACTGGTGGATGAGCATGGCGGGTTCGTTGATCCGCTTCGGGTCTACGGCCTCCTGGCCCTCTACCTCCTGGAGGTCCGCGGCCAGCGCGGCCCCATCGTCAAAACCCTCTCCACTACCTCTATGCTGGAGAAACTCGGGGAGCGCTACGGGGTGCCCGTCTATGAGACCGGCGTGGGGTTCAAGTATGTGGCCCCGAAGATGCTGGAGACGGACGCCCTTATCGGTGGGGAGGAAAGCGGAGGCTTCGCCTTCCGGGGGCACCTTCCCGAGCGGGATGGCATCCTGGCCGGCCTCTACCTGTTGGATTTTATGGTCCGGACCGGCAAACGCCCTTCGGAGCTGATCCGCTGGCTGTTCGAGCGGGTCGGCCCCCATTATTACTCCCGCATCGATGTGGAATTCCCACCGGAACGCCGGGAGGAGACCCGAGCCCGCCTGGATCAGACACAACCGGATCGCTTGGCCGGTCTGCGGGTGGTCCGCATCGATCGCTCCGACGGCTACAAGTTCTACCTGGAGGACGGCGGCTGGCTGCTGATCCGGTTCTCGGGAACGGAGCCCCTGCTGCGGATCTACACCGAGACCACCGTGCCGGAGCGGGTGGCTCAGCTGCTCGAAGAAGGCCGCCGTCTGGCCGGGCTGGAAGAGTAGACCGGTGATGGAGCGGTCGATCCTCATCGATACCCATTGCCACCTGGACGACCCGGCCTTCGATCCGGATCGGGAGGAGGTGCTGGCCCGAGCTCGGATGGCGGGCGTGGAGATCCTCATCCTCCCCGGGGTGGAACCGGAAGGGATCCCGCGCGCCCTGGCGCTGGCCGAACGCCATCCAGGGCTTTACGTGGCGGTGGGGATTCATCCCCACGTGGCCTCGCAGTTTTCTTCCCAGCTCCTGGCCCAGCTCCGGAGCTGGGCGCGACATCCTCGAGTGGTGGCCATCGGGGAGATCGGCCTGGATTTCTATCGCGATCGCTCGCCTCGAGAGGCACAACGG
This genomic window contains:
- a CDS encoding glycosyltransferase family 4 protein; amino-acid sequence: MGERLRIALVGTYVPRPCGIATFTHDLAKAMAEAQGTSQGGAENPSPFLSTVQVVALTNPPQRYDYGPEVVFEIRADVPEDYRAAAAYLNQAPIDGVCLQHEYGIFGGPDGAYALELVERLRKPLVVTLHTVLYEPSEGQRRVLIALARRADQVVVMAERARQFLVERYGIPAERITRIDHGAPAMPLEDPEPYKARLGLDGRRVLLTFGLLSPNKGIETMIEAMKRLVPHHPDLLYLVVGATHPEVRRQFGEAYRRFLEEEIARAGLQAHIRFVDRYLNREELLTFLMAADIYVAPYLTREQIVSGTLTYALACGKAIVSTPSWYAEEVLGEGRGLLVPFRDPEAMARALDQLLSNPEEWDRLRRAAYARGREMAWSIVGARYLELFRQVLERPRPGLRPAWVLARPLRLPTVRLEHLRRLTDDTGMLQHARFAIPDRRFGYCTDDNARALLFTVREWQRTGEASLLPLMEVYLAFLQHAWNPEAQRFRNFMAYDRRWLESIGSEDAYGRAMWALGEAAAFGPEGIAEPAWTLFQEAWPGAWSLEHPRPWAYAVLGGVAMWQRFPGDRRIRTGCLELARRLEARFETYARPGWSWCEDRITYDNGILPAALIAAGYSLQEPRWMERGLAALNWLVEIQTDPQGGHLSFVGNRGWFPRGGEKARFAQQPIEGAAMAEAAAWAWRATGDRIWLEVLERCVGWFLGWNDRGCALADLKTGGCRDGLEATEVNVNQGAESTLAWLLTLNLAHRFLRPSPEPDREAQPRALSLRRS
- a CDS encoding glycoside hydrolase family 130 protein yields the protein MPELFHRYPGNPILTAGDWPYPANSVFNPGATRFNDEVLLLVRVEDFQGLSHLTVARSPDGRSGWRVDPEPTLLPDPLRHPEEFWGIEDPRIVFLEEEGLYAVTYVAYSRGGPLVALATTSDFRTFHRLGPILPPEDKDASLFPRRFRGRWVMIHRPMPTSPRTRPNIWISFSPDLRHWGDHTVIIEARPGGWWDSDRVGLGPQPIETPEGWLILYHGVRQTASGRIYRVGMALLDLEDPRKVIRRSAEWVFGPRAPYERVGDVPNVTFPCGAVVDPRSGELLMYYGAADTCVALATADLRTLLDYLLHAPM
- a CDS encoding GDP-mannose 4,6-dehydratase, with the protein product MRLLITGVGGFVGRHLAAALAQGTDWELWGWARRPVDGLPDRLQMMSVDLRNPEEVQRALARVAPEGIIHLAAQSDVAESWRDPWGTFETNVRGTLNLLDGLRALGLRPRVLVVTSNEVYGLVRPEELPIREEQPLRPANPYGLSKVAQDGLAAVYARAYALPIIRARPFNHIGPGQAPRFVVPSFARQIAWIEAGLQEPVLRVGNLEVQRDFTDVRDVVRAYRLLLERGEPGEVYNIGSGRPRSIREVLETMLAMAQVEVRIEVDPQRLRPVDIPVSVADTTRIRERVGWQPLIPFEQSLRDVLEEWRARAREARSRA
- the gmd gene encoding GDP-mannose 4,6-dehydratase encodes the protein MERKRALITGITGQDGSYLAEFLLEKGYEVIGMVRRTSTINFERIRHIQDRITLVQGDLLDQSSLIDILREHRPHEVYNLAAQSFVPTSFKQPVLTGEFTALGVTRLLEAIRLVDPTIRFYQASSSEMFGKVREVPQNENTPFHPRSPYGVAKVYAHWITVNYRESYGMFAVSGICFNHESPRRGLEFVTRKITYTAAKIKLGLAHELRLGNLEARRDWGYAPDYVRAMWLMLQQDEPEDYVIATGETHSVREFVELAFDYLGLDWKKYVVVDPALYRPADVDLLVGDATKARTKLGWAPSVTFEQLVKIMVDADLELVKQEYGIREG
- a CDS encoding phosphoglucomutase/phosphomannomutase family protein; the protein is MTVIRFGTDGWRGRIADDYTFANVRRCAQGFARWLLDTGQAEGGVVIGYDHRFASEHFAEACAEVLAGNGIRVYLCDRAVPTPVISYSVVARGAAGAINITASHNPPTDNGFKVRNRFGGAVDPQGLREIEARIPPDEQGVKRMPLAEARAKGLVEIFDPAPAYLAHLQQLVDLETLRQADLTVVVDPMWGNGIGWLRRLLSPGRIRVVEIHGERNPIFPRMKRPEPIPPNLDDLQEKVRELKADAGIATDGDADRVGLVDEHGGFVDPLRVYGLLALYLLEVRGQRGPIVKTLSTTSMLEKLGERYGVPVYETGVGFKYVAPKMLETDALIGGEESGGFAFRGHLPERDGILAGLYLLDFMVRTGKRPSELIRWLFERVGPHYYSRIDVEFPPERREETRARLDQTQPDRLAGLRVVRIDRSDGYKFYLEDGGWLLIRFSGTEPLLRIYTETTVPERVAQLLEEGRRLAGLEE